A single window of Narcine bancroftii isolate sNarBan1 chromosome 13, sNarBan1.hap1, whole genome shotgun sequence DNA harbors:
- the slc1a5 gene encoding neutral amino acid transporter B(0) isoform X2 codes for MPEIQATREYGLHESSRLKSGPPKNPDFSKTLCLCLCARMRKRHSGNKRPRGSRGNIPVPSNVDGMNILGLVVFAIVFGIALRKLGAEGENLINFFTSFNEATMILVSWIMWYAPLGIMFLVAGKIVEMENVLLLFTSLGKYICCCIVGHIIHGLIVLPLIYFIFTRKNPYSFLWGIFTALATAFGTASSSATLPLMMKCVEENNGVSKQISRFILPIGATVNMDGAALFQCVAAVFIAQLNNVSLDFVQVITILVTATASSVGAAGIPAGGVLTLAIILEAVGLRTSEISLILAVDWLVDRTCTVINVEGDAYGAGLLQSYSDKQKGKDELTEVKTEGVSAVKSDEEGAPLIKKDVKVSLEGCNSSQEKESMM; via the exons ATGCCGGAAATCCAGGCCACCCGAGAATATGGACTTCACGAAAGCTCTCGgctgaaatctggaccacccaagaatccggACTTCTCGAAAACACTCTGCCTTTGTCTCTGTGCGCGCATGCGTAAGCGCcacagcggcaacaagcgacCACGCGGAAGTCGTGGAAAC ATCCCTGTACCGAGCAACGTGGATGGAATGAACATCCTGGGATTGGTTGTCTTTGCCATCGTCTTTGGAATAGCCCTCCGGAAActtggggcagagggggagaaccTGATAAATTTCTTCACCTCCttcaatgaggccaccatgatCCTGGTCTCATGGATCATGTG GTATGCACCTCTCGGTATCATGTTCCTGGTAGCTGGCAAGATTGTGGAGATGGAAAATGTCTTGTTGCTGTTCACCAGCCTTGGGAAATACATCTGCTGCTGTATAGTGGGGCACATTATTCATGGGTTAATCGTGCTGCCCTTGATCTACTTCATCTTTACCCGGAAGAATCCTTACAGCTTCTTGTGGGGCATCTTCACAGCCCTGGCCACTGCTTTTGGAACTGCATCGAG CTCTGCCACGTTGCCCCTCATGATGAAGTGTGTGGAAGAAAATAACGGCGTGAGCAAGCAGATCAGCCGTTTTATTCTGCCCATTGGTGCTACGGTGAACATGGACGGTGCAGCCCTCTTCCAGTGTGTGGCTGCGGTGTTTATAGCCCAGCTCAACAATGTGTCTCTTGACTTTGTGCAGGTTATCACCATACT GGTGACTGCCACTGCTTCGAGTGTAGGTGCTGCTGGCATTCCCGCGGGAGGAGTCCTGACGCTCGCCATCATCTTGGAGGCAGTGGGATTGCGCACCAGTGAGATCTCACTGATCCTTGCTGTCGACTGGCTTGT AGATCGTACCTGCACAGTCATCAACGTGGAAGGTGATGCTTACGGAGCTGGTCTCCTGCAATCTTACTCCGACAAGCAGAAAGGCAAGGATGAACTCACTGAGGTGAAAACGGAAGGAGTGTCAGCAGTGAAGTCTGATGAAGAAGGGGCTCCCCTCATCAAGAAAGATGTGAAAGTATCCCTCGAAGGCTGCAACAGCTCTCAGGAGAAGGAATCAATGATGTGA